Below is a genomic region from Verrucomicrobiota bacterium JB022.
GTGCCGTTGCCGCCCACTTCGGGGTCGCCGGCCTTCACCGGGTAAAACTCCACCTCCACCTGATCGGTAATCGGCGTGGTGCCGGTCGCATCGCTGTAGACGGCAAAGGTGGGCGTGGCGGAGATGTCGGACACCTGCCAGAGCACGTCGAACTGGCGGGCGCTGACGTTGCCCACCTCGACCTGACTGATGGTGACCTGAGCGCTGAGGCTGGCGCAGAGCGACACCCCGGCCAAGGCCAGGCAGTGGATCGCGCGCATGTTGAAAAGGTTCATATCGGCAATTGAGGTGCGGAATTACTCGGCGGGCTGCTGAGGCTCGGCGGTCGGGTCGGTAATGGTGCCACCGCTGCGGCGGTCGGTACCCGAACGGCCGTCGTATTGCAGGATCGTTTCGCCCCCGGCGAGCACGGCCACGCGTTCATAACCGGCGGCACGGAGCTGGCGGGCGGTTTCCACGGCAGATTGGTTGTCGTCGTCGACCAGCACGATCAGCGGGCTGGCGGCAGATCCACCAGACTTGAGCAGCGGATTGGAAGCCGTCGTCGCCTGCGAGGCGGAAGCACGCAGCGGTGCCGGGCGGGAGGCACGGCCAGCCACATCTTGCAATGGGTTGCCACGGCGGACCTGAGCCTGCGGGAAATGCTGCGACAGGCTTTCCGGCTCCGGCGCAGAGGTCGTTCCGGCGACAGCGCTGGCGCGCAGCGGACGGGCGGAGGCGGACGCGCGCAGGTCGTAGATCACCACGTCTTCCCCCAAGGCTCCTTGCAGCTCCTGGTAGGAGATCGTCGGCGGACTCTCCTGGGTCATGCCTTTGGGCTCGGTCGTGACGCCGGAGCGCGTTTGCCAGGCGGCGTAACCACCCTCCAGCAGGTCGGGCTCGATGCCCTTCTTTTGGCTGAGCAGTCGCACGGCCTCGGCGGCATCCTGGCGACCAAAGCCGTCGGCATAGACGACGACTTCGCCAAAGGGCGGCAACTGGCGCTGGGCCAGCAACGGCAGCGGGATGCTGATCGCGCCGGGGATGTGGCCCTGCTGATAGAGGGTCGTCGGGCGCAGGTCGATCACGACGGGGGCGTCACCGGCCACGATGGCATCGGCCAGCTCTTCCACCGTAAGGGCCCACCCCAGCGGGGCGGTGGTGGCAAGTGCTGCGAGCAGCAGGAAGCGAGAAGGCAGGGATTTCATCGGGACTACGGTTGGCTGGTCCAGCCGGTTACGGGTTGTTCAAGATCGATCAGCACCACCGCGACGGGCGGGATGCGGAAGTTGGGGCCGACGAGGCTCGCACCGTCGACCGAGACCGTGCGCCAGAGACCGGTGCTGGCATCGAGCAGGCGGATGCCGTTGACGTTGGCCTGTCCGAGGCTGGCGATGAGGTCGTAGGCGGTGTATTCCACCGGGAAGTTGGAGCCGGAGAGCACGCTCTGACCTGCCGGGAGGTCGAGCGGCGTGTTTTCGCGTTCACCCAGATCGAGCGCGGCCATCGAGCCGAAGCGGACCCAGAGGAAGTCGCCCGGCTGCAGGACGAAGTTCGTCCCCGTCGCCATGCCCGCGTCTTCATCCCAGGCGACCGTCTCGGTCTCGGGGGTAGGCGCGAGTTGGGTGAAGCGGGTGATCTCCGTGACCCCGGCGGCATCGTGCCACGCGGTCAGCAATTCGGCGGCGTTCGCGACGCTGTTTGCCAGCGCGGCGGTGACCGGAATCGCGTTGTAATTCGTCTCCGCCACCTGGATGGCGGGCAGCGTAGAGCGCAGGAGCACCGGCTGGTTGTCGTCGACCGTCAGCTTGCGCTGCCAGACGACTTCGCCCGCCACCATCGCGCCGAACTGGTTGTAGACGTCGCTGCGGGTGAGCGTGGCCGAGACGCCGCTGTCGATATCGAGCAGGCGGAGGTTGGCCGTGAGCGCGCCGAGCGAATCCTCTTCGTAGACCACAAAGCGGCCCGCGATGTAGGGGTGCGCCTCGTTGTAAGGCGTATTCGTCAGCTGGCGCTCGCTGCCCCGGCGCAGGTTGTACTCGTAGAGCTCCACTTGGCCGTTGCGGTTGTCTTGCCAGAGGATGCTATGGCCGCGGATCGCCGGGAAGAACTGGCCGTAGAGGTCGTTCGTGAGGCGCTTGACCTCGCCCGTGCGCAAGTCGGCGAAGTAGATTTCGCCGCCGCCCGCGTCGCGGAAGTCTTGCCACACCACGCGCCCGGCATGGACCGACGGGTAGAGCTGGTCCTGCGAAGTCGGGTCGACCTGTGCGGTCGTGCCCGTCTCGGTATTGTGAGCGAAGAGCTGCCACGGTGCGCTGGCGTTGCCGAGCGGGCGGGCCTGGTAGACGATCCAGGGGCCGTCGATCACCGGGCGGGCTTCGTCACGGTCGAGCGTCTGCGTGATCGCGATCGGGACGCCTGGCGCGGAGAGGTCGACCAGCTCGATGTCGGTGTTGCCGTTTTCGCGACGGGTCTGCCAGACGGCGCGCTCGCCGTCGGTGGACGGCAGGCGCTGGTCGGTCGGGCTCGTCGTGAGCTGGATCGGCCCGGCGCTGCCGGCGAAGTTTTCGGCAAACACATCCCAGTTGCCCGCCGCACGAGCCTGCCAGACCGCCCACGAGCCACGGCCCGTGACGTTCGAGGGGCCGGTCGCGGCGGCAGCCAGCACGTCTTGCGCGCCCGAGAGGTCGTCGATCCGCACGAGGCGGGTGACGAAGGCCTCTTGGCCGAGCGGGTCGACCAGCTTCACGAGCACGGTATACCAGCCCGGAGTCTGCAGGATGCCGCTGCCGTTGGCGCCGTCCCAATCGAGGTCGAGGGTGGTGCCCTGCACCGCTTCGTGGCTCTCGCTGTAGACGAGCGGCAGCGGCGCGAGGTTTGCGCCGTAGGCCGGATCGACGCGGAAGGTGTAGGTGCCGTCGATTTCTTCCGATGTGGCATCGTTGGCCAACTGGAAGTGGATCTTGTGCTCGCCCGGCGTCAGGTTTTCGAGCGTAAAGGTCTCACCGCTGGCCAGAGGCGCACGGAGATAGGTGTCGTCGAGCTTCCAGCGGAAGTGCGGGTGGTTCGTCACCGTCAAGGTGAGGTCGCGAGTCTTGACCACGTGGCCGTCGAGGCCGTCGAGTGCAATCGCGTCGGCCGAGCCGTCGATCGCCCACTGCACGACGGCAGCGTCGGACTCGGCCGGGTAGTCGCCATACATCGAGCGGGCCAGCACGGCCACCTCGACGGAACCGCCCAAGCCGTTCAACTCGATGGGATCGGCGGCCGCGCGTTCGCTGGACCACGCCCCACCGTTGAGGCGGTAGCGGTAGAAATCGACGTATTCACCCGTCACCTGCAGCGAGGCGGTGGTGTCCGGCGTAGGCGAAACCGGCAGGCCGCGCAGCACCGGGAAGGCCTTGACGCCGCGGTGGATTTCGACCAGCGCGTCGATGTCGACGGGGTTGGCCCCGATGTCGAGCGAGAGACCGGCACTGCCGGGGCGGACCGACAGGGCGTCGCCGCGCAGGTAAAGCGTATCGTTGGCCTGGGCCACGCCGTCGATGCTCGGGCCGCTGCCCGGGATGATCAGGCGGGCGAACGACTCCGTCTCGCGGTTACCCACGGCGTCTTGCGCGTAGTAAATGATGTCGTAAGAGCCCGGTTCGTCGAACCAGAAGGGCAGCCCGGGGCGGAACTCGCCGTCGTTGACCTTGTAGAAGATGCTGACCGCGTTGACGTCTTCGGACGTGAAGTACATCTGCGTCTCGCGCGTGATGTAATACGTCTGCCCGGCCTCAGTCACGTCGCCCGCAAAGCGCAGTTGCGTGACGGGTGGGTCGTCGTCGTCGGGTGCCGGGGCGTAGACGACGGTGTAGGTGTAGGAGCCGATTTCGAGGCGGTCGAGCAGGTTGAAATAGGTGAGCTTGTTGTTGTTGCTCGGGTCGTAGCGGACGTTGGTCCAGAAGTTGTTCGGGTCGATCTGCTTGCCGTCGTTGCGCACCACGCTCTGGATGCCGTAGCGAGCCTGGCCGGGATCGGCGAGGCGCATGTACCCCCACCCTTCAAAGTCGGCCGAAAGGTCGATCGTGAAGGTGCGGCCCGTCAGCGGGTTGCCGATCTGGGCGTCGTCGAGGTGGTTGACGGGCAGGATGTTGCCGTTGGTCTCGTAGAGCGCGTCGGGCAGCATGTCGGCCTCGCGGTCGGTGTCGGCGAGGAAGTCGAGCACGTCGTCGCGGCCCGGCTCGTCGTTGCGCACCTCGTGGGCGATGAAGTGGGCGTCGATGCTCTCGATGATCGACGTTTCTTCCCCACCCAGCTCCGGGGCGTGCGTGTAGGAGGCCTTGAACTCGATGAACTCACCGGAGAGCGACGTGATCATGTCCCACGCGCCCTTGCGGGACTGGCCGGGCGGAATGTCGCCCAGGTTGAGCGTGAGCGAAGAGTTGGGCACGGGCACGTCCATCACCCGCGCGCCGAGCAGGCGGGCGATGAGGAGCAGCTTTTGCTTGTTCTCCACGATGCGGGGCTGCTCGGACTTGATCACCACGTTGCGGGCGGTGTTGTAGCCGTTGTTGGTCACGATCACGCCGAGCGTGAACGGGATCGGGCTCTCCACCTCAGGGGTGAAGGGATCGTCGCCCTGCACGTCGCGCGGCTGGAAGTACGTGATCGCGAGCATCGGCTCGGGCTTCACCTGGATCGTGTCGGGGATCACGAGCAACGTCTCGGCGGGGATCTCTACCCCGGCCAGCTTGCCGGAGAGCTCGCAACCGACCTCGTAGAACTTGCCGTTGGGCTCGGTGCCGCCTGCCGTGGGCTTGGGGATGATGAACCAACGCACGATGGCGGTCTTCGTGGGCCCGATCACACCGGAACCGTCGATCCCGTTGGTGTTCTCGATCTCCGGGGCCTGCACAAAGAACAGGTCGGAGGCGTCGGTGCCGTCGGGATAGGTGAAGGTGAGCTGGGCGGCGAAGTCGGTAATCGGGTCTTCGCCGGTGTTGTTGGTCACTTCGAGGGTGGCTTCGAAGCCCACCCGCTCGGTCGTGAGCTCCTGCAGGATCTCGATGCGCACCTGCGCGCACCAGCCTTGGAACTGCTGTTGCGCCCGGGCAGCCGGAGCGAGTAACAGGAGCGCCAGCAGGGCCCCACAGGCCGCCTTCAATTTGGATGAGACAGAGAGGATCACGGGAGAGTTCATTCGGCCTGCCCTCCTTCCGGAAGAGCGTCTTGAGTCAATTGGCTGTAGTTGCCGCAGGAATCCTGCACGAGGATGCCGTTGGCGTAGAACGCACTGTCTTCGCCCAGGAGGAGCGTGTAGACGGTGTGCTCGCCGGAAACCGGCTGGATCGAAGCGATGCGGACTTGCGAGCCGTCGGCGCGGTGCAACCAGTCACCCAGTTGCAGACCCGCCACCGGCACCCATTCCTTGCCATCGACCCAGATGTTGTGCTCGGCCGTGGCGAAGAGCTGACCGGCCGGGCGGCCTTGGGCGTCTTCGTAGGTAATGGCGTAGACGTCGTCCTTCTGCAGGGTGACTACATCCACGACGGTAGCGTTGGTCGCACGGCCGGTAGCCACGCGGTCGCCAATGGAGATCTGCTCGATCGGGAGCGAAGCACCGCTGGCCATCAACACCGGGGTGTCGGGCAGGAAGCAGCCCGAGCCGGTGGTGGTGGTGACATGCCCGCCACTCGCGCCGCTGGGCCCTCCTCCGCCTCCTCCTCCACCACCGGCCGTGGCGAAGAAGTTGGTGGCGCAACCGATGGCCCGGGCCAGGTAGGCCCACGGTGCATGGTTGACGTGCACGGGAGCACTCAGGATCGACGAGGCGAGCAGCATTCCGCTGAGTGCAGCCTTGGCGGCAGCACCGTCGGAGCACTGGTAGGAGGCCTTGACCAAGGCCGCCATGCCGCGAGCGAGGTCAGCATCTGCGCCCATCGGAATACCGAGGAAGCAGGAGGCGAAGTCGCTGGCGCCACCGGCGCGGATGGCACCTGCCCGCATGGCCGCACGGGCCGGGGAGGCTTCCGCTGGGTCGAAGATCTTGAAGCGGAACGGCAAGTCGATGCTCGTCTGCGGCGCGATCTCCGGCAGGTAACTGATGAGCGGCTCCACGCTGCCCCAGTCCAGCTCCATCCCACTGATCTCCACATCGAAGGCGCGGATAAGGCCCTCGTTGTGCAGGGTGAAGATGACGGTAGTCTCGAAGCCGTCCGGCGGGTTCTCGAAGCTATACTGCGGCGGGTCGAGGTAGAGCACCGGCGCAGGCACGCGCGTCTCGAAGGTCTGCTCGATCTTGATCTCGTAGCGGTCCGTGAACGGCTTGGGCACCACGCTGAACTTGACCGTGACGAGGCTCTTGTAGAGGCGCTGCGCCACCTGCACCGTCTGGTCGGGGATCACCTCCACGGTGCCCGCCGCAGTGCTGTGAGCGGGGGCGCTGGCCTGCCACGACCACTGGCCTTCCTGCAGGTCGTCGACCAGCACCTGGCCGGCAGCATCGGTCTTGTAGGGACCGCGATTGATGCCGAGGGCAAGGTTACGGAGGCGGACGGTCGCGTTGGGCAGCGGCTGCACCAGCGTATTGTCGAGCGAGAAGAGCACGCTGCCGGTCAGGTTGGAGCTGATCTGCGCATACAGACCCAGCTCGAAGTCCGACACGGCGTTGCTGCCGCTGATCGTGACCACGTCGTCGTGGTAGCCGATCTCGACGTCTTCCGGCGGGGTGTAGACGACCGTAAAGGTCAGCTTGCCACCCACGGGGATGTCTTCCAGTTCGGCCTTGCCCTGCGCGTTGAGCGGCAGGTTGATGTGCATCCACGAGATGTTCTGCGGAGGCGTCAGCACCGGGTTTTCGAGCGGGCGCAGGCCGTTGTTGACGATCGTAACCTGGCGGCTCTTGAGGCTGCCGCGGTCGACGGTCAGATCGACATAGCCCATCTGCGGAGCTTCCACCGAGAGGATCGGAATGGCCGGCAGGAGGCTGACAAAGCCCGTGAAGGTCGAGGCCGCGCCCTGATCGGACGTCAGCTTGATCTCCACCACCGCATTATCCGGCGCGTCGAGCGTGGACTGCAGTTGCAGCTTCACGGGCGCACGAGCCCCTGCACCGATGCTAACGGGCAGCGGTTCGCGCAGGATGGCGTCGACCGATGTGATGTCGGTCTCGGACGTATCCGGGTTCACCACGTAGGCGCGGACATCCATCGTCACGTTCTCCAGCGGCACGTCGCCCGGGTTGATCAGCGACACTTCGAAATCGAGCGTATCGCTCTTCGACATCCGGATGTCGCCGCGCGCAGGGGCAATGAAGCTACGGTAGAGGGTGACGGACGCTTGATCGAGCTCGTCCACGACCTCCGGGTGAGCCGCCCAGATCGCGATGCGACCGGCGATGCCAAACGGCGGCTGATAGTCGAAGCTGTAGTTGCCCGAGCCGTCGGTGGTCACGTCTTCGTGGAAGACGAAGCCCT
It encodes:
- a CDS encoding rhodanese-like domain-containing protein, producing the protein MKSLPSRFLLLAALATTAPLGWALTVEELADAIVAGDAPVVIDLRPTTLYQQGHIPGAISIPLPLLAQRQLPPFGEVVVYADGFGRQDAAEAVRLLSQKKGIEPDLLEGGYAAWQTRSGVTTEPKGMTQESPPTISYQELQGALGEDVVIYDLRASASARPLRASAVAGTTSAPEPESLSQHFPQAQVRRGNPLQDVAGRASRPAPLRASASQATTASNPLLKSGGSAASPLIVLVDDDNQSAVETARQLRAAGYERVAVLAGGETILQYDGRSGTDRRSGGTITDPTAEPQQPAE